A single region of the Triticum dicoccoides isolate Atlit2015 ecotype Zavitan chromosome 2B, WEW_v2.0, whole genome shotgun sequence genome encodes:
- the LOC119367278 gene encoding CBL-interacting protein kinase 29-like, which yields MEHPWFFHGVSDGGEQEQLMRGHKEAAWFNTEFEEDMARAMTAFDIMAFSPGSDLSGMFGAGPGTERVFVGEPATIMLARVEEAGKKRGHRVRREGYHAGPVYVEAAAGGIVAKVTVFRIADAMSVVEVVKGHDTEAAAFWKDWLEPVVKPRIV from the coding sequence ATGGAGCACCCCTGGTTCTTCCATGGTGTGAGCGACGGAGGCGAGCAGGAGCAACTGATGCGCGGCCACAAGGAGGCGGCGTGGTTCAATACGGAGTTCGAGGAGGACATGGCCCGGGCCATGACCGCGTTCGACATCATGGCATTCTCGCCCGGGTCGGACCTCTCTGGGATGTTCGGCGCCGGGCCGGGCACGGAGCGGGTGTTCGTGGGCGAGCCCGCCACTATCATGCTGGCCCGGGTCGAGGAAGCCGGGAAGAAGCGAGGGCACCGCGTGAGGAGGGAAGGCTACCACGCCGGGCCGGTGTacgtggaggcggcggccggcggcattGTTGCCAAGGTGACTGTGTTTAGGATCGCTGATGCAATGTCAGTGGTCGAGGTCGTGAAGGGCCACGACACGGAGGCTGCGGCGTTCTGGAAGGACTGGCTCGAGCCGGTCGTGAAGCCTCGGATAGTGTGA